A genomic stretch from Hoplias malabaricus isolate fHopMal1 chromosome 4, fHopMal1.hap1, whole genome shotgun sequence includes:
- the washc3 gene encoding WASH complex subunit 3, whose protein sequence is MDEDGLPIVGSGVDLTKVPAIPQRRIVAFLNQFIVHTVQFLNRFSTVCEEKLATISLRIQQIETTLSILEAKLSSIPGLEDVTVDGVSQRPSTESNGPVGGSSGAAAPTGSSPPSEDPRQEVPQEQKQEAVADNVMTVAKDPRYARYLKMVQVGVPVMAIKNKMILEGLDPSLLDSPDAPVPDCGKKVTEGQDDDSSGSESSFSD, encoded by the exons ATGGACGAGGACGGGTTGCCGATCGTGGGCTCTGGAGTAGATCTCACGAAG GTTCCTGCCATCCCACAAAGGAGAATTGTTGCTTTCCTGAATCAGTTCATTGTTCATACGGTGCAGTTCCTTAACCGGTTTTCcaccgtctgtgaggag AAACTTGCAACAATATCGTTACGAATCCAACAGATTGAAACAACTCTCAGCATATTGGAGGCAAAG CTGTCCTCAATCCCTGGCCTGGAGGATGTGACAGTGGATGGTGTGAGTCAGAGGCCTTCTACAGAGAGTAACGGACCAGTAGGTGGATCCAGTGGTGCTGCAGCCCCAACTGGTTCCTCTCCTCCTTCTGAG GATCCTAGACAAGAAGTTCCTCAGGAGCAAAAACAAGAGGCGGTGGCAGATAATGTAATGACTGTAGCCAAAGACCCACGTTATGCCAGATATCTGAAAATGGTGCAAGTG GGTGTTCCGGTCATggcaataaaaaacaaaatgatccTTGAGGGCTTGGACCCCAGTCTTTTAGA TTCCCCAGATGCCCCTGTTCCAGACTGTGGCAAGAAAGTGACAGAAGGACAAGACGATGACAGTTCAGGCAGTGAATCATCTTTCAGTGATTGA
- the cwf19l1 gene encoding CWF19-like protein 1: MGEKPLRVLVCGDVEGRITALFNRVNAIQKKSGQFDLLLCVGDFFGTSPEAEAEWEAYKSGAKKAPIHTYVLGAASQETVKYFPSSDGCELAENIICLGRRGIFTGASGLQIAYVSGRESQQEPSPAHCFTAKDLTALLTPLVSTSKFKGVDILLTSQWPRGVWQFGNNPEIDTKFCGVSSIANLAERLKPRYHFAALEGVHYERLPYRNHVVLQENAQHVSRFIALAAVNNPGKKKYLYAFNIVPMKSMDPAELVKQPQDVTENPYRKPLKEGKKEKHSTPAAVEEEPAAQFFFDLSQKKQHHQNQGAGRKRYSEGDGAGQPKQPRKPPQPTGPCWFCLASPEVEKHLVISIGTHCYMAMAKGCLTPDHVLLLPIGHYQSVVDMPSDVVEELEKFKSAIRKFHKSRGRRCVLFERNYRSQHLQLQVVPVPMERCSTEDIKEAFMVQAQEQQMELMEIPEHTDLKQIAPPGTPYFYVELDTGEKLFYRIKKNFPLQFGREVLASEAVLNIPTRADWRDCKYSREEEEALTKQVRSDFQPFDFTMDD; encoded by the exons ATGGGGGAGAAGCcactgagagt ACTCGTGTGTGGGGACGTTGAAGGTAGAATCACTGCTTTGTTCAATCGAGTTAATGCAATCCAAAAAAAGAGTGGGCAGTTTGAT ttattattgtgtgttggtgATTTCTTTGGTACATCTCCTGAGGCTGAAGCTGAATGGGAGGCATACAAGTCTGGTGCTAAGAAAG CTCCCATCCATACATACGTTCTGGGGGCTGCCAGCCAGGAGACTGTTAAGTATTTCCCCAGCTCTGATGGTTGTGAGTTGGCTGAAAATATCATATGTTTAG GGCGAAGGGGAATTTTCACAGGAGCTTCAGGTCTCCAGATTGCATATGTTAGTGGCAGAGAGTCTCAGCAGGAGCCTTCACCAGCACATTGCTTCACTGCAAAAGATCTCACAGCTCTGCTCACTCCTTTGGTATCTACCTCAAAGTTTAAAGGAGTTGACATCCTCTTGACCTCCCAGTGGCCTCGAGGAGTATGGCAGTTTGGGAATAACCCA GAAATTGACACAAAGTTCTGTGGAGTTTCTTCAATTGCAAATCTTGCAGAAAGGCTGAAGCCTCGCTACCACTTTGCTGCACTGGAAGGGGTTCACTATGAAAGATTGCCTTACAG AAACCATGTGGTTCTTCAAGAGAACGCACAGCATGTCAGTAGATTTATTGCACTGGCAGCTGTTAACAACCCTGGCAAGAAAAAA TATTTGTATGCATTTAACATTGTCCCGATGAAAAGTATGGATCCCGCAGAGTTGGTCAAACAGCCTCAGGATGTAACAGAGAACCCTTACAGAAAACCtctgaaagaaggaaagaaggagAAACATTCTACCCCTGCAGCTGTTGAG GAGGAGCCTGCAGCTCAGTTCTTCTTTGATCTGAGCCAAAAGAAGCAGCATCATCAGAATCAAGGTGCAGGTCGGAAGCGGTATTCTGAGGGAGATGGAGCTGGCCAGCCAAAACAGCCTCGTAAACCCC CTCAGCCTACAGGACCCTGTTGGTTCTGTTTGGCCAGCCCTGAAGTGGAGAAACACCTGGTTATCAGTATTGGGACACAC TGTTACATGGCCATGGCTAAAGGCTGCCTCACCCCAGACCATGTGTTGCTGCTGCCCATTGGACACTACCAGTCTGTGGTTGATATGCCATCTGATGTGGTAGAAGAGTTGGAGAAATTCAAAAGTGCCATCAGGAAATTTCATAAGAGCCGTGGCCGCCGCTGTGTTCTCTTTGAGAGGAACTACCGCAGCCAGCACCTTCAGCTACAG GTAGTGCCTGTGCCCATGGAGAGGTGCAGTACAGAGGACATTAAAGAGGCCTTCATGGTGCAGGCTCAGGAGCAGCAAATGGAGCTGATGGAAATACCAGAGCACACAGACCTCAAACAG ATTGCTCCTCCAGGAACTCCTTACTTCTATGTGGAACTCGATACAGGAGAAAAGCTGTTTTATCGCATCAAGAAGAACTTCCCATTACAGTTTGGCAG GGAAGTGCTGGCGAGTGAGGCAGTGTTGAATATCCCAACAAGGGCAGATTGGAGAGATTGTAAATACAGcagagaggaggaagaagcTCTCACAAAACAAGTCCGCTCTGACTTCCAACCCTTTGACTTCACCATGGATGACTGA
- the klhl42 gene encoding kelch-like protein 42, with product MHFASLLSHARNNATMSAPEQIIEIIMDDRTYNVSKSKLIEKSDYFRALYSSGMRESGEDSVQLQGLSVPGLELVLEFINTSKFQVDNETLEDLIETASFLQVTPILKLLLSEIRLDNCVELFKLSEVYGTHDLRTACLKFMSCHYHPMLRRPEFHVLPSSLREQVREMRMRGTATLVAIGDFMGTCLDLADQDEPWSMLRYGELEQRWKPLANNLPSDMVNVRGYGSAVLDNYLFIVGGYRMTSQEISAAHCYNPCKNEWNHIAPLNQKRANFKLVAVSGKLYAVGGHCLGTVECYSPEQDWWTCVSSMPDPLAEFSACECQGMIYIMGGYTSRDRNTNVLRYCPASDTWSVFRTCSVHVRKQQMLSVEDTIYLVGGYTHELESVAGGQRRASQTEDMLTVQSYNVQTGEWLHLKENTSKSGLNLTCTLHNDGIYIMSRDVSLPTSLEHRVFLKYNIFSDAWEAFRRFPALGQNMLLCSLYLPNIL from the exons ATGCACTTCGCTTCGCTTCTCTCCCATGCCAGGAACAACGCCACAATGTCAGCCCCAGAGCAGATAATCGAGATTATCATGGATGACAGGACGTATAACGTGAGCAAGAGCAAACTGATCGAGAAGAGTGATTACTTTCGAGCCCTGTACAGCTCTGGAATGAGAGAGTCTGGGGAAGACTCTGTCCAGCTGCAGGGGCTCAGTGTGCCAGGCCTAGAGTTGGTTCTGGAGTTCATTAACACTTCCAAATTTCAGGTTGACAATGAGACACTGGAGGACCTGATTGAGACAGCCTCTTTCCTGCAAGTGACCCCCATCCTGAAACTCCTTCTATCTGAAATCCGTCTGGACAACTGTGTTGAGCTCTTCAAGCTCTCTGAGGTCTATGGAACCCATGACCTGAGGACAGCTTGCCTGAAGTTTATGAGCTGTCACTACCACCCTATGCTGCGCAGGCCTGAGTTTCATGTCCTGCCTTCCTCACTGAGAGAGCAGGTCAGGGAAATGCGGATGAGGGGCACCGCCACGTTGGTGGCCATAGGAGACTTCATGGGCACCTGCCTGGACCTGGCTGATCAGGATGAACCCTGGTCTATGCTGAGGTACGGGGAACTAGAGCAGCGCTGGAAGCCGCTCGCCAACAACTTGCCCTCAGACATGGTAAACGTCAGAGGTTATGGATCTGCAGTGCTGGACAACTACCTGTTCATCGTCGGTGGATACAGAATGACAAGTCAAGAGATCTCTGCAGCACACTGCTACAATCCTTGCAAAAATGAATGGAATCACATAGCCCCTTTGAACCAGAAAAG ggCCAACTTTAAGCTGGTGGCAGTGAGTGGGAAGCTGTACGCAGTGGGCGGTCATTGTTTAGGTACAGTGGAATGCTACAGTCCTGAGCAGGATTGGTGGACTTGTGTTTCCTCCATGCCGGACCCCCTGGCTGAGTTCTCTGCCTGCGAATGCCAGGGCATGATCTACATAATGGGTGGATACACATCCAGAG ACAGAAACACTAATGTCCTGCGCTACTGCCCGGCCTCAGACACATGGTCTGTGTTCCGCACCTGCTCAGTCCACGTGCGGAAGCAGCAAATGCTGTCGGTGGAGGACACCATCTACCTAGTGGGTGGTTACACGCACGAGCTAGAGTCTGTGGCTGGGGGCCAGAGGAGGGCCAGTCAAACGGAGGACATGCTGACTGTGCAGTCATACAATGTGCAAACAGGCGAGTGGCTTCATTTGAAAGAGAACACGTCCAAATCGGGCCTCAATCTCACCTGTACACTCCATAACGATGGCATCTACATCATGAGCCGTGATGTGAGCCTGCCCACCAGCCTG